A stretch of the Candidatus Thermoplasmatota archaeon genome encodes the following:
- a CDS encoding CBS domain-containing protein, protein MADGERAAPERMEGKVMYEGDLNEAEKKLSLTETIGDFLDDIVSKPATISTDATLRNALDAILASGVTRKAYVLDEEGRLRGTISVEILMRHVANRIGARPSGVISWLRFVGDMESDRAADFMSKPIPVTKSTLVVEIVRRVVGEHLNDFPILDEDGRLIGEVNTINLLKIARSAFSQAPAPAESSTQTPKE, encoded by the coding sequence GTGGCAGACGGGGAAAGGGCAGCTCCTGAAAGGATGGAGGGCAAAGTCATGTATGAAGGGGATTTGAACGAAGCCGAGAAGAAGCTGAGCTTGACTGAGACCATCGGAGATTTCCTGGACGACATAGTGTCGAAGCCGGCTACAATCTCAACCGACGCCACTTTGAGAAACGCGTTGGATGCCATACTCGCGTCAGGAGTGACCAGGAAGGCCTATGTCCTTGACGAGGAAGGCCGTCTCAGGGGGACTATCTCAGTCGAGATCCTGATGCGGCATGTCGCGAACAGGATCGGAGCGAGGCCGTCCGGCGTGATCTCGTGGCTCAGGTTCGTTGGGGACATGGAGAGCGACCGAGCGGCAGACTTCATGTCAAAGCCGATTCCGGTCACGAAGAGCACTCTTGTTGTCGAAATCGTGAGAAGGGTCGTTGGCGAACACCTCAATGACTTCCCCATCCTCGACGAGGACGGAAGGCTGATTGGGGAGGTGAACACCATCAATCTGCTGAAGATCGCGCGCTCCGCTTTCTCGCAGGCGCCAGCGCCAGCAGAATCCTCGACACAGACCCCGAAAGAATGA